The following are encoded in a window of Cupriavidus oxalaticus genomic DNA:
- the rnc gene encoding ribonuclease III produces MNLDALQQRLGYRFSKPELLQQALTHRSHSAQHNERLEFLGDSVLNCAVADMLYGMFGKLDEGDLSRVRANLVKQQALYEIAQMLQLSDTLRLGEGELKSGGFRRPSILADALEAIVGAVFLDTGFEAARALIRKLYIPILEQVDPRTLGKDAKTLLQEYLQGHKIALPQYNVIATHGAAHSQQFEVECTVPKLEVRVFGTGASRRAAEQAAAKLALDEVQKLVPQLLKRSRAERTGKTRKQPQPQDPQLSLRLKE; encoded by the coding sequence ATGAACCTCGACGCCTTGCAGCAACGACTCGGCTACCGATTCAGCAAGCCAGAATTGCTGCAGCAGGCGCTGACGCACCGCAGCCACAGCGCCCAGCACAACGAACGCCTCGAGTTTCTGGGCGATTCGGTGCTCAACTGCGCCGTGGCGGACATGCTCTATGGCATGTTCGGCAAGCTCGACGAAGGCGACCTGTCGCGCGTGCGCGCCAACCTGGTCAAGCAGCAGGCCCTGTATGAGATCGCCCAGATGCTGCAGCTGTCCGACACGCTGCGCCTAGGCGAGGGCGAACTGAAGAGCGGCGGCTTCCGCCGTCCGTCGATTCTTGCCGACGCGCTCGAAGCCATTGTCGGCGCGGTCTTCCTCGATACCGGCTTCGAGGCCGCACGCGCGCTGATCCGCAAGCTCTATATCCCGATCCTGGAGCAGGTGGACCCGCGCACGCTGGGCAAGGACGCCAAGACCCTGCTGCAGGAATACCTGCAGGGCCACAAGATTGCCCTGCCGCAATATAACGTAATCGCCACTCATGGGGCCGCGCACAGCCAGCAGTTTGAAGTCGAGTGCACGGTGCCTAAACTGGAAGTCCGGGTGTTCGGCACCGGTGCCTCGCGGCGCGCCGCGGAGCAGGCCGCCGCCAAGCTGGCGCTGGACGAAGTCCAGAAGCTGGTGCCGCAGCTGCTCAAGCGCAGCCGCGCCGAGCGCACCGGCAAGACCCGCAAGCAACCCCAGCCGCAGGACCCGCAGCTGTCTCTCAGGTTGAAGGAATGA
- a CDS encoding DUF4845 domain-containing protein, protein MGQTGKGKGKEQGREYGQAGSRRRGQGGFSVWTLLVVVVFVIGVALPAVRSIPSLVEYFSVKRAASYAKQRAVNKREVVEYFDKQAVIDRIAAVKGEDLLVREDENGNIRSVDFSYRTEVPVYGPLSLLITYSGTQH, encoded by the coding sequence ATGGGTCAGACCGGGAAGGGTAAGGGGAAAGAACAAGGCCGGGAGTACGGGCAGGCCGGGTCGCGGCGCCGCGGGCAGGGCGGTTTTTCCGTCTGGACGCTACTGGTGGTCGTGGTCTTCGTGATCGGCGTGGCCTTGCCGGCCGTGCGCTCGATCCCGAGCCTGGTGGAGTATTTTTCGGTGAAGCGCGCCGCCAGCTATGCGAAGCAGCGCGCAGTCAACAAACGTGAAGTCGTCGAGTATTTCGACAAACAGGCAGTCATCGACCGGATTGCCGCAGTCAAGGGCGAAGACCTGCTGGTTCGCGAGGACGAAAACGGCAACATCCGCTCGGTCGATTTTTCGTACCGGACCGAAGTGCCCGTCTACGGACCCCTGAGTCTTTTGATCACCTATTCGGGAACGCAGCACTGA
- the lepB gene encoding signal peptidase I → MNFALILFVLVVITGVAWVADKLVFERQRRASARLALAEFDSRQAALQGGFGATDADATRKRLAEEKLRQPWWLEYSASFFPVILAVFVLRSFVVEPFKIPSGSMIPTLLIGDFILVNKYEYGIRLPVVNKKIMDMREPQRGDVMVFRYPKDQSLDYIKRVIGIPGDTVQYFNKRLTINGKPAEYTVLPDFLDEERLAYSKHFREKLPGSVDHGILNDADRPAFVAGADPDFPYRENCTYNQQGVTCKVPAGHYFVMGDNRDNSLDSRYWGFVADENIVGKAFVIWMNLGNFGRVGSFK, encoded by the coding sequence ATGAATTTTGCACTGATCCTTTTTGTGCTGGTGGTGATTACGGGTGTTGCGTGGGTCGCGGACAAGCTCGTGTTCGAGCGGCAGCGCCGCGCCTCGGCGCGGCTGGCGCTGGCTGAATTCGATTCCCGCCAGGCGGCGCTGCAAGGCGGCTTTGGCGCGACCGATGCGGACGCCACGCGCAAGCGCCTGGCCGAAGAGAAGCTGCGCCAGCCGTGGTGGCTGGAATACTCGGCCAGCTTCTTCCCGGTGATCCTGGCAGTGTTCGTGCTGCGCTCGTTCGTGGTCGAGCCGTTCAAGATCCCGTCGGGCTCGATGATCCCGACGCTGCTGATCGGCGACTTCATCCTGGTCAACAAGTACGAATACGGCATCCGGCTGCCGGTGGTGAACAAGAAAATCATGGACATGCGCGAGCCCCAGCGCGGCGACGTGATGGTGTTCCGCTACCCGAAGGACCAGTCGCTCGATTACATCAAGCGCGTCATCGGCATACCGGGCGACACGGTTCAGTATTTCAACAAGCGGCTGACCATTAACGGCAAGCCGGCCGAATACACCGTGCTGCCGGATTTCCTGGACGAAGAGCGCCTGGCGTATTCCAAGCATTTTCGCGAAAAGCTGCCCGGCAGCGTAGACCATGGCATCCTTAACGATGCCGACCGGCCGGCGTTCGTGGCGGGCGCCGACCCGGATTTCCCGTACCGGGAAAACTGCACTTACAATCAGCAGGGTGTGACGTGCAAGGTACCTGCGGGTCACTATTTCGTCATGGGCGACAACCGGGACAACAGCCTCGACTCCCGCTACTGGGGATTCGTGGCGGACGAGAATATCGTTGGCAAGGCCTTTGTCATCTGGATGAACCTGGGCAATTTCGGACGCGTGGGCTCGTTCAAATAA
- the lepA gene encoding translation elongation factor 4, giving the protein MDHIRNFSIIAHIDHGKSTLADRIIQLCGGLSDREMEAQVLDSMDIEKERGITIKAQTAALSYKARDGQVYNLNLIDTPGHVDFSYEVSRSLSACEGALLVVDASQGVEAQTVANCYTAIELGVEVVPVLNKIDLPQADPDNAIQEIEDVIGIDAQDATPCSAKTGQGVQDVIEALIAKVPPPKGDADAPLQALIIDSWFDNYVGVVMLVRVVNGTLRTKDKALLMATGAQHLVEQVGVFTPKSIQRDSLTAGQVGFVIAGIKELKAAKVGDTITTVQRKAEAPLPGFKEVKPQVFAGLYPVEANQYEALRESLEKLRLNDASLMFEPEVSQALGFGFRCGFLGLLHMEIVQERLEREFDMDLITTAPTVVYQVEMRDGTMITVENPAKMPDPSKIEAILEPIVTVNLYMPQEYVGSVITLCTQKRGTQINMSYHGKQVQLTYEIPMAEIVMDFFDRLKSVSRGYASMDYEFKEYRPSDVVKVDILINSDKVDALSVIVHRSNSQYRGREVAAKMREIIPRQMYDVAIQAAIGSNIIARENVKALRKNVLAKCYGGDISRKKKLLEKQKAGKKRMKQVGTVEIPQEAFLAILQVDDK; this is encoded by the coding sequence ATGGACCATATCCGTAATTTCTCGATCATTGCCCATATCGACCATGGGAAGTCCACCCTGGCCGACCGGATCATTCAGCTCTGTGGAGGGCTGTCGGATCGGGAGATGGAAGCGCAGGTCCTCGACTCGATGGATATCGAGAAAGAGCGCGGCATCACCATCAAGGCGCAGACCGCCGCGCTGTCTTACAAGGCGCGCGACGGCCAGGTCTACAACCTGAACCTGATCGACACCCCGGGGCACGTCGACTTCAGCTATGAAGTCAGCCGCTCGCTGTCCGCCTGCGAAGGCGCGCTGCTGGTGGTCGACGCCTCGCAGGGCGTTGAGGCGCAGACCGTGGCCAACTGCTACACCGCGATCGAGCTGGGCGTGGAAGTGGTGCCGGTGCTGAACAAGATCGACCTGCCGCAGGCCGACCCCGACAACGCGATCCAGGAGATCGAGGACGTCATCGGCATCGACGCGCAGGACGCCACGCCGTGCTCGGCCAAGACCGGCCAGGGCGTGCAGGACGTGATCGAGGCCCTGATCGCCAAGGTGCCACCGCCCAAGGGCGACGCGGACGCACCGCTGCAGGCGCTGATCATCGATTCGTGGTTCGACAACTACGTCGGCGTGGTGATGCTGGTGCGCGTGGTCAACGGCACGCTGCGCACCAAGGACAAGGCCCTGCTGATGGCCACCGGCGCGCAGCACCTGGTCGAGCAGGTGGGCGTGTTCACGCCCAAGTCGATCCAGCGCGATTCGCTGACCGCAGGCCAGGTGGGCTTTGTCATCGCCGGCATCAAGGAACTGAAGGCGGCCAAGGTCGGCGACACCATCACCACCGTGCAGCGCAAGGCCGAGGCGCCGCTGCCGGGCTTCAAGGAAGTCAAGCCGCAGGTGTTCGCCGGCCTGTATCCGGTCGAGGCCAACCAATACGAAGCGCTGCGTGAATCGCTGGAAAAGCTGCGCCTGAACGACGCCTCGCTGATGTTCGAGCCGGAAGTGTCGCAGGCGCTGGGCTTCGGCTTCCGCTGCGGCTTCCTGGGCCTGCTGCACATGGAAATCGTGCAGGAACGCCTGGAGCGCGAGTTCGACATGGACCTGATCACCACCGCGCCGACGGTGGTGTACCAGGTCGAGATGCGCGACGGCACCATGATCACGGTGGAAAATCCGGCGAAAATGCCGGACCCCAGCAAGATCGAGGCGATCCTGGAGCCGATCGTTACCGTCAACCTGTACATGCCGCAGGAATATGTCGGCTCGGTGATCACGCTGTGCACGCAGAAGCGCGGCACGCAGATCAACATGAGCTACCACGGCAAGCAGGTGCAGCTGACCTACGAGATCCCGATGGCGGAAATCGTGATGGACTTCTTCGACCGCCTGAAGTCGGTGTCGCGCGGCTATGCGTCGATGGACTACGAGTTCAAGGAATATCGCCCGTCGGACGTGGTCAAGGTCGATATCCTGATCAACAGCGACAAGGTCGATGCGCTGTCGGTGATCGTGCACCGCTCCAACTCGCAGTACCGCGGCCGCGAAGTTGCCGCCAAGATGCGCGAGATCATCCCGCGCCAGATGTACGACGTGGCGATCCAGGCGGCGATCGGCTCGAATATCATCGCGCGCGAGAACGTCAAGGCATTGCGCAAGAACGTGCTGGCCAAGTGCTACGGCGGCGATATCAGCCGCAAGAAGAAGCTGCTGGAAAAGCAGAAGGCCGGCAAGAAGCGCATGAAGCAGGTCGGTACGGTCGAGATCCCGCAAGAGGCCTTCCTGGCCATCCTGCAGGTGGACGACAAGTAA
- a CDS encoding glutaredoxin family protein codes for MKVALESLRRDFSFVLHEVDVDSDAGLEDRFGELVPVLMPGPPEALDSGAVQLCHYFVDDGAVREWLAAHGGARASR; via the coding sequence ATGAAGGTCGCGCTGGAATCCCTCCGGCGCGATTTTTCTTTCGTGCTGCATGAGGTGGATGTCGACAGCGACGCCGGCCTGGAAGACCGCTTCGGCGAACTGGTCCCGGTATTGATGCCAGGGCCTCCGGAGGCGCTCGACAGCGGTGCCGTGCAGCTTTGCCACTATTTCGTCGATGACGGCGCGGTGCGGGAGTGGCTTGCAGCACACGGCGGTGCCCGCGCCAGCCGCTGA
- a CDS encoding DegQ family serine endoprotease, with protein sequence MTFRSPALARAVVMAAMLVLGPTVAEVSHAQAAATGYNLPDFTDLVEKASPAVVNIRTTERVRQRGGAPGDDEMAEFFRRFFGVPMPGAPAPGTPPRRGQPQPPQQEEQSRGVGSGFIISADGYVMTNAHVVADAETIYVTLPDKREFKARLIGSDKRTDVALLKVDANNLPRLPLGDSEKVRAGEWVLAIGSPFGLDNSVTAGIVSAKGRDTGDYVPFIQTDVAVNPGNSGGPLINLRGEVIGINSQIYSRSGGYMGISFAIPIDEAMRVSEQLKTAGRVTRGRIAVAIGDVTKEVADSLGLGRARGALVGSVEPGGPAEKAGIEAGDIILKFNGRDIERASDLPRMVGDTKPGARVPLQLWRKGATREVTITVAELEPDGKARASRSAAPKEDSAQASKPNALGLVVNDLPDTRLKELKLKSGVEVELADGPALRAGIRPGDIILRLGDTDVTNARQFNELVRGLDKSRIAAVFVRRGDATQVLTLRPGATANR encoded by the coding sequence ATGACTTTCAGATCTCCAGCCCTGGCGCGTGCCGTGGTCATGGCTGCCATGTTGGTGCTCGGTCCGACCGTGGCCGAAGTCAGCCACGCCCAGGCTGCCGCCACCGGCTACAACCTGCCTGATTTCACCGACCTGGTGGAAAAGGCCAGCCCAGCGGTGGTCAATATCCGCACCACCGAGCGCGTGCGCCAGCGCGGCGGCGCCCCCGGCGACGATGAGATGGCCGAGTTCTTCCGGCGCTTCTTTGGCGTGCCCATGCCGGGCGCGCCGGCCCCGGGCACGCCGCCTCGCCGCGGGCAGCCGCAGCCGCCGCAACAGGAAGAGCAGAGCCGCGGCGTAGGCTCGGGCTTCATCATCAGTGCCGATGGTTATGTGATGACCAATGCGCATGTGGTGGCGGACGCCGAGACCATCTACGTGACGCTGCCGGACAAGCGCGAGTTCAAGGCCAGGCTGATCGGCTCGGACAAGCGTACCGACGTGGCGCTGCTGAAGGTCGATGCCAACAACCTGCCGCGCCTGCCGCTGGGCGACTCGGAGAAAGTCCGCGCCGGCGAGTGGGTGCTGGCCATCGGCTCGCCGTTCGGGCTGGATAACAGCGTGACCGCCGGCATCGTCTCGGCCAAGGGGCGCGATACCGGCGACTATGTGCCGTTTATCCAGACCGACGTGGCGGTCAACCCCGGCAACTCGGGCGGCCCGCTGATCAACCTGCGCGGCGAAGTGATCGGCATCAACTCGCAGATCTACAGCCGCAGCGGCGGCTACATGGGCATCTCCTTCGCGATCCCGATCGACGAGGCGATGCGCGTGTCGGAGCAGCTCAAGACGGCCGGGCGCGTGACCCGCGGCCGCATCGCGGTGGCGATCGGCGATGTCACCAAGGAAGTGGCCGACTCGCTGGGGCTGGGCCGTGCGCGCGGCGCGCTGGTTGGCAGCGTCGAGCCGGGCGGCCCCGCCGAGAAGGCCGGGATCGAGGCCGGCGACATCATCCTGAAGTTCAACGGCCGCGATATCGAGCGCGCTTCGGACCTGCCGCGCATGGTCGGCGATACCAAGCCGGGCGCGCGCGTGCCGCTGCAGTTGTGGCGCAAGGGCGCGACGCGCGAGGTCACCATCACCGTTGCCGAGCTGGAGCCGGACGGCAAGGCGCGCGCCAGCCGCAGCGCGGCGCCCAAGGAAGACAGCGCACAGGCCAGCAAGCCTAACGCGCTGGGGCTGGTGGTCAACGACCTGCCCGATACGCGCCTGAAGGAGCTCAAGCTCAAGTCGGGTGTCGAGGTGGAGCTGGCCGACGGCCCCGCGCTGCGCGCCGGCATCCGTCCGGGCGACATCATCCTGCGCCTGGGCGACACCGACGTGACCAACGCCCGCCAGTTCAACGAGCTGGTGCGCGGGCTGGACAAGAGCCGGATCGCCGCGGTGTTCGTGCGGCGCGGCGACGCCACCCAGGTGCTGACGCTGCGCCCGGGTGCCACCGCCAACCGTTGA
- a CDS encoding MucB/RseB C-terminal domain-containing protein, protein MHKGRSSAYVAGAQRIGALRRSLFLALCLTAAAATAQPSDSTLNRRDATAWLNKIHKAAQRENYVGTLIYQRGSVMHASRIQHYSDLVNNEYERLETLDGKPREVLRQNDVVHSLIPEARLVVVEKQEAKDRFPALLATNKNDVLELYDMRRMPAERVAGMDCEVFALEPHDAARYAVRLWAEKNSGLLMRAQTVGDGGKVLEQVAFSQVQIGVPSEKQRILAAIKSASGWNHYEVNYQPTNIADEGWTITVPLKGFQKIREVRRPLGELRASAPGNSRGQVFEVLQVVYSDGLTGLSVFIEPVSEQRVRREGVAALGATQVVVRRIADYWITVVGEVPASTVRQFATAVEYRPPKAVH, encoded by the coding sequence ATGCATAAAGGACGGTCGTCCGCCTATGTAGCGGGCGCACAGAGAATTGGGGCCCTGCGTAGGTCCCTTTTTCTGGCCTTGTGTCTGACTGCTGCAGCGGCAACCGCGCAGCCGTCGGACAGTACGCTGAACCGACGCGACGCCACCGCCTGGCTCAACAAGATCCACAAAGCCGCGCAACGCGAAAACTACGTTGGCACGCTGATCTACCAGCGCGGCAGCGTCATGCATGCGTCGCGCATCCAGCATTACAGCGACCTGGTCAACAACGAGTACGAGCGCCTGGAAACGCTGGACGGCAAGCCGCGCGAGGTGCTGCGCCAGAATGACGTGGTGCATAGCCTGATTCCGGAAGCCAGGCTCGTGGTGGTGGAGAAGCAGGAAGCCAAGGACCGCTTCCCGGCGCTGCTTGCCACCAACAAGAACGATGTGCTCGAGCTTTACGACATGCGCAGGATGCCGGCGGAGCGGGTGGCCGGCATGGATTGCGAGGTGTTCGCGCTGGAGCCGCACGATGCCGCGCGCTATGCGGTGCGCCTGTGGGCCGAGAAGAATTCCGGCCTGCTGATGCGTGCGCAGACCGTTGGCGACGGCGGCAAGGTGCTGGAGCAGGTGGCATTCTCGCAAGTCCAGATCGGGGTGCCGTCTGAAAAGCAGCGCATCCTTGCTGCCATCAAGAGTGCCAGCGGCTGGAACCACTACGAGGTGAATTACCAGCCGACCAATATCGCCGACGAAGGCTGGACGATCACCGTGCCGCTGAAGGGTTTCCAGAAGATCCGCGAGGTGCGACGTCCGCTGGGTGAGCTGCGTGCGTCGGCGCCCGGCAACAGCCGCGGCCAGGTCTTCGAGGTCCTGCAGGTGGTCTACAGTGACGGGCTGACCGGCCTGTCGGTCTTCATCGAGCCGGTTTCCGAGCAGCGCGTGCGCCGGGAAGGCGTGGCCGCGCTTGGCGCGACCCAGGTCGTGGTGCGCCGCATTGCCGACTACTGGATCACCGTGGTCGGCGAGGTGCCGGCGAGCACCGTGCGCCAGTTTGCGACGGCCGTAGAGTACCGACCGCCCAAGGCGGTACACTGA
- a CDS encoding sigma-E factor negative regulatory protein gives MGQAHKQSVHVVEAAEQISVLMDGELAPHEVDAVLDLAKGDAGMADWSTYQLIGDALRSEDLTHAGSTADFLSRFSARLEAEPHVLVPAVAQASARHRLLVRPSWVRRALPGTAIAAAVAAVSWVVVPQMRGPAGLAAPEAVVARADAPTAAPAAGIVTVAETQMIRDPRLDEYLRAHRTSVATDAFVPTMRTVANGASFSQENTQE, from the coding sequence ATGGGTCAGGCTCATAAGCAGTCGGTTCATGTAGTGGAAGCAGCGGAGCAGATCTCCGTTCTGATGGATGGCGAACTCGCGCCGCACGAAGTCGATGCCGTGCTCGATCTCGCGAAGGGCGATGCCGGCATGGCGGACTGGAGCACATACCAGTTGATCGGTGATGCGCTGCGCTCGGAAGACCTGACGCACGCGGGCTCCACCGCCGATTTCCTCTCTCGCTTCTCCGCGCGCCTGGAAGCCGAGCCGCACGTGCTGGTGCCGGCGGTGGCGCAAGCCAGCGCCCGCCATCGCCTGCTGGTCAGGCCGTCGTGGGTGCGCCGCGCGTTGCCGGGTACCGCGATCGCGGCTGCCGTGGCGGCGGTCAGCTGGGTGGTGGTGCCGCAGATGCGCGGGCCCGCCGGCCTGGCCGCGCCCGAAGCCGTGGTGGCGCGCGCCGATGCGCCCACAGCCGCGCCGGCTGCCGGCATTGTTACCGTGGCCGAGACCCAGATGATCCGCGACCCGCGCCTGGACGAATACCTGCGTGCCCATCGCACGTCGGTGGCAACGGATGCGTTCGTGCCGACCATGCGCACGGTTGCCAACGGCGCCAGCTTCTCTCAGGAAAATACGCAGGAATAA
- the rpoE gene encoding RNA polymerase sigma factor RpoE, which produces MSEREADQLLVERVQQGDKRAFELLVTKYHRKIIRLISRLVRDPAEVEDVAQDAFIKAYRALPQFRGESAFYTWLYRIAVNTAKNYLATQGRRPEASSDIDAEEAETFADGEQLRDINTPESMLHTRQVAETVNRAMEALPEELRTAITLREIEGLSYEEIAEAMGCPIGTVRSRIFRAREAIAEKLRPLLGTAEGKRW; this is translated from the coding sequence GTGAGCGAACGCGAAGCCGATCAGCTCCTAGTTGAACGCGTCCAGCAGGGCGACAAGCGGGCCTTTGAACTTCTGGTGACCAAATACCATCGGAAGATCATTCGCCTGATTTCGCGCCTGGTCAGGGACCCCGCCGAAGTCGAGGATGTGGCGCAGGATGCCTTTATCAAGGCATATCGCGCCTTGCCCCAGTTTCGCGGGGAGTCCGCCTTCTACACGTGGCTGTACCGGATCGCCGTCAACACGGCCAAGAACTACCTTGCTACCCAGGGCCGCCGCCCGGAAGCGTCGAGCGACATCGATGCGGAAGAGGCTGAAACTTTTGCGGACGGTGAGCAACTAAGGGATATCAATACGCCGGAGTCGATGCTCCACACGCGCCAGGTTGCCGAGACGGTGAACCGCGCGATGGAAGCACTGCCGGAGGAATTGCGGACCGCCATCACGCTGCGCGAGATCGAGGGCCTCAGCTATGAGGAAATCGCGGAGGCGATGGGATGTCCGATCGGCACGGTGCGCTCGCGGATCTTCCGTGCGCGCGAGGCGATTGCCGAAAAATTGCGTCCGCTGCTGGGAACGGCAGAGGGCAAGCGGTGGTAG
- the fabF gene encoding beta-ketoacyl-ACP synthase II: MSRRRVVVTGLGLVSPVGNTVAEGWANLVAGKSGIATITKFDHSALSVHFAGEVKGFNAEDYIPAKEARNMDTFIHYGIAAGTQALKDSGLEVTEANAERIGVLVGSGIGGLPMIEETKAVLTERGPRRISPFFVPGSIINMIAGHLSIIHGIKGPNLAAVTACTTGLHSIGLAARLIQAGDADAMLAGGAESTVSPLGIGGFAAARALSTRNDDPAAASRPWDKDRDGFVLGEGAGVMMLEEYESAKARGARIYAELIGFGMSGDAFHMTAPNMDGPRRCMVNALKDAGINADQVHYLNAHGTSTPLGDKNESDAIKAAFGDQAYKMVVNSTKSMTGHLLGGAGGLESVFTVLAVHNQVSPPTINIDNQDPECDLDYVANTAREMKIDVAVKNNFGFGGTNGTLVFRRV, translated from the coding sequence GTGAGCCGTCGTCGCGTCGTCGTCACTGGGCTTGGCCTTGTGTCTCCGGTCGGAAACACGGTTGCCGAAGGCTGGGCCAACCTGGTAGCCGGCAAGTCCGGCATCGCCACCATCACCAAATTCGATCACTCCGCGCTTTCCGTGCACTTCGCCGGTGAAGTGAAGGGCTTCAATGCCGAGGACTACATCCCGGCCAAGGAAGCCCGCAATATGGATACGTTTATCCATTACGGCATCGCCGCGGGTACACAGGCCCTGAAGGACAGCGGCCTGGAAGTGACCGAAGCCAATGCCGAGCGCATCGGCGTACTGGTCGGTTCGGGCATCGGCGGCCTGCCGATGATCGAAGAGACCAAAGCGGTGCTGACCGAGCGCGGTCCGCGCCGCATTTCGCCGTTCTTCGTGCCGGGCTCGATCATCAACATGATCGCCGGCCACCTGTCGATCATCCACGGCATCAAGGGCCCGAACCTGGCGGCCGTGACCGCGTGCACGACCGGCCTGCACAGCATTGGCCTGGCCGCCCGCCTGATCCAGGCCGGTGACGCCGATGCCATGCTGGCAGGCGGGGCCGAGTCGACGGTGTCGCCGCTGGGTATCGGCGGCTTTGCCGCGGCCCGCGCGCTGTCGACCCGCAACGACGACCCGGCCGCGGCCTCGCGCCCGTGGGACAAGGACCGCGACGGCTTCGTGCTGGGCGAGGGCGCCGGCGTGATGATGCTGGAAGAATACGAGTCGGCCAAGGCACGCGGCGCGCGCATCTATGCCGAACTGATCGGCTTCGGCATGAGCGGCGATGCGTTCCACATGACCGCGCCGAACATGGACGGCCCGCGCCGCTGCATGGTCAACGCGCTGAAGGACGCAGGCATCAATGCGGACCAGGTCCATTACCTGAACGCGCATGGCACCTCCACGCCGCTCGGTGACAAGAACGAGTCCGACGCCATCAAGGCAGCGTTCGGCGACCAGGCCTACAAGATGGTGGTGAACTCGACCAAGTCGATGACCGGCCACCTGCTGGGCGGCGCGGGCGGCCTGGAATCGGTCTTCACCGTGCTGGCCGTGCACAACCAGGTGTCGCCGCCGACGATCAACATTGACAACCAGGATCCGGAATGCGACCTGGACTACGTGGCCAACACGGCGCGCGAGATGAAGATCGACGTTGCGGTGAAGAACAACTTCGGTTTCGGCGGTACCAACGGCACGCTTGTCTTCCGCCGCGTCTGA
- the acpP gene encoding acyl carrier protein — MDNIEQRVKKIVAEQLGVAEADIKNESSFVNDLGADSLDTVELVMALEDEFGMEIPDEEAEKITTVQQAIDYATAHVKA, encoded by the coding sequence ATGGACAATATCGAACAACGCGTCAAGAAAATCGTGGCAGAACAGCTTGGCGTGGCCGAGGCAGACATCAAGAACGAATCCTCGTTCGTGAACGACCTCGGTGCGGACTCGCTGGACACGGTTGAACTCGTGATGGCGTTGGAAGATGAATTCGGCATGGAAATTCCCGATGAGGAAGCCGAAAAGATCACGACCGTGCAACAGGCTATCGACTACGCCACCGCGCACGTCAAGGCCTGA
- the fabG gene encoding 3-oxoacyl-ACP reductase FabG, with protein MTKLLDKQVALVTGASRGIGRAIALELARQGATVIGTATSESGAAGITEYLGAEGLNGKGAVLNVNDAAACDALIDEIVKTHGGIGVLVNNAGITQDQLAMRMKDEDWVAVIQTNLTSVFRLSRAVLRPMMKARQGRIINITSVVGSVGNPGQMNYSAAKAGVAGMTRSLAAEIGSRNVTVNCVAPGFIDTDMTKALSEEQHASLKQQIPLGRLGQPEDIANAVAFLAGPQAAYITGTTLHVNGGMYMN; from the coding sequence ATGACCAAACTTCTCGACAAGCAGGTTGCGCTGGTCACCGGCGCCTCGCGCGGCATTGGCCGCGCCATCGCGCTGGAACTAGCCCGCCAGGGCGCCACCGTGATCGGCACCGCCACCAGCGAGTCCGGTGCTGCCGGCATCACGGAATACCTCGGCGCGGAAGGCCTGAACGGCAAGGGCGCGGTGCTGAACGTCAATGACGCGGCCGCTTGCGATGCCCTGATCGACGAGATCGTGAAGACCCATGGCGGCATCGGCGTGCTGGTCAACAATGCCGGCATCACCCAGGACCAGCTGGCGATGCGCATGAAGGACGAGGACTGGGTCGCGGTCATCCAGACCAACCTGACCTCGGTCTTCCGGCTGTCGCGCGCGGTGCTGCGCCCGATGATGAAGGCCCGCCAGGGCCGTATCATCAATATCACTTCGGTGGTCGGCTCGGTCGGCAACCCCGGCCAGATGAACTACTCGGCCGCCAAGGCCGGCGTGGCCGGGATGACCCGCTCGCTGGCCGCCGAGATCGGCAGCCGCAATGTGACCGTCAACTGCGTCGCGCCGGGTTTCATTGACACCGACATGACCAAGGCGCTGTCCGAAGAGCAGCATGCTTCGCTCAAGCAGCAGATCCCGCTGGGCCGGTTGGGCCAGCCCGAGGATATCGCCAATGCGGTGGCCTTCCTGGCCGGTCCGCAAGCCGCCTATATCACCGGCACCACGCTGCATGTGAACGGCGGGATGTACATGAATTAA